The genomic interval AATATTATGCATGCGCGCACACATGCATGCATGCACGCgcgcacgcacacacacacacaatgtGTAATAAAATTGTATTATCATATATGTGCATGTATCTATGATATAAAGTAAATCTAGataaaaaattgaacccaaatacaatttcaaaatatataaaatatgaaaCCAAAgcaaaacttgaaaaagaaaaaattcaagtcaatttggttTGGTTTTCCATACCAGGTCAGGTGGCTTAGATTTGTTACCCATCCCTAATACACAGAACGAAACTGAAAAACTCACTatgacaaaaaaacaaaaaaaaaccacCTTGTCAACTTGAATTTCTTGCTGTTGCATGTCACTCTTCAAGGATGATACAAAGACTGCAGATTCTGGTTGGTCAACTTTGCTGGCTGAGGCATTATTTGAACTGCCATCAAGATTACTAGTTTCAGCTAGCATGGTTGAACTTATTCCGCTATGCATTTCTTTACTCTGATGATTCTTTCCTCTGCATACAGTTTACCACTCATTAGAACACTTACCTATcttaacaatcaaaactgaaGAAAAGCATATCTAAATTTACTTGTTAGGAGGTGATTGAGTTATATTGACGGGTGAAATGGCTCTTTTATATACTTCGGTAATGAAAACAGAGGGGACTGAGTCAGTAGAACAACTTGAGGAGCTATCATCAATAATAAATTGGCTCCTATTATCAATGTGACCATTCTGGACATCATTACCACTAGCTTCCGTGGTAAGATGAATTTCTGATGCGTCTATGTCCCAATTAATAGGACTGGCAGCTCGGTCATCTAAATCAGGTTGAAGCATTTCAGCAGCAACATCTACAGTGTCAGAAACATCAGATGCATCTTCATGTGCACCAATCTTTTTGATATTATGTTCTACAGGCTCAGAATACAATGAATCTGAATTCCTTTCTTCATCAAAAGTTTCTTGTTGGAGTGCTTCTTGTACAAGATTACCCCTGTCATATtttcctttctctttttctttgcgATTGTTGCGCTTCTGTTTAGCCTGTAAGAAGAACAAGCAGAATAATGCATAGCATATTACATGCGTCTACTTCAGTACTTAAGATGTAGAAAACCACACATTTGGCATCCAAGctcaaaaaagaaagagagactgATGTATATACTTCGTAAAGCATAACCAACAAAACTAGTAATAAACAAAATGACATTGCTATTAGGAGTTTGTAAAAAACAGGTGATACAAGAAAGGAAGACTAATTTCACCCAAAAAAAGGGAAATCAAGGCCAAGTGTTCTAACCCTCTAGATATTGACCATGAGTACAACAAAGCACCAAGTGTTCTACCTCATTTTACACTTTGGAAGACATATTCTTCTTATTGTCGATATAAATGATCTTATTACACTGGTGATGGCCTCATCGGGATTGCAAATTGAAAGATTATCTCCACCAACACTTTCAGACTAAACATTTAGGTAAACTTAACTAGTTCCATGGTATAAAGGTTGCTTATTTTAAACAAGGTATGTATATCTTATTAAACCTAAACCCTCAATGTTTCGATGCAAGTATGTACTTGATATGCTCTAGAATGTCGACATGTTAGTGACTGACCCTCTAGATATTCCTATGGATCCTAGTGCCAATTAATTATATGACAAAGGGGGTCATTGGATGAACCTGGAAAATTCTAAATTATTCCCAGTTATTGAAACAAATATCTGAATATCTCTGTTTGTTGTTAGTATGCTCAGTCAATTTTATGTCATGACCATTGGATAGCACCTACAAAGATTTACAATACTTAAATGGTGCTCCAAGAAAAGATATCTTATTCATGATCAAAGTCATCTTCAAAGGTGCTCTTATGCAGATTGGCCAGGTTCTCCTATAGATAGACGATGTacatcttctattgtattctctTAGGAGGTAACCTTATTTCCTAAAAGAGTAAGGGGGCACTTGGTTTGCGGAAGGGAATGGGAATAGGAATGAGATTCATTGAAGTAAAGAATGAGAATGAGGAGTTTTGAATCCATGGGACCCACCATTCCCATTCCCCCATTTTACTTGGTAATGGCCCAATCCCATATTTGGGGGTTTGAATCCGTGGGACCCACCATCAATACCCCAAACCAAACACTAACTTTCAATCTCATTCCCATTCCTCACTTCCATTCCCTCCAACCAAGCACTCCCTAAGAAACAAATAGTGCAAAGGCAGAATATGGGATCATGAGCTTAGCAACATGCAAGTTCATCTAGGTCTAACATTTAATAACCAAGCTAGAATATGTCTCTGCAAAGCCTACGAAGCTTCATTGTGCTATCAAATATAGCTCGTGTTTTATGAGAGAACCAAACATAAAGAGATTGTCACTTCATCGAATAGAAAGTTAAATCTAATGAGAACATACTCCTTTGTCAGTTAGCATATTTGTTAACCAAATCATTAAGAAAGCCTAGAGCTCAAATATATTTGTAATAACTAGGTTTGTACATATATGCTCTGACCATTATGTTTTCCCTTAAGCTAGTGAGATAAGGCTTgattcttgttgttgttgttgatttgtaaccaaaatgtaaatatgaAAATATGCCGTATTTGAATTCTAATCAAGCTGTGAatacaaaatataatttgttataGACAGATGAAAAGGTTCAATGAGTATATACTGGTGGACCTGTTTCTTCTTTGAGCGCTTTTCCTTTTCACTAGCACTACGCTTTGATTTGAGTTCACTCTCAGCTAAGCCAGCAGCTTCCTCTTCCCGAATGAGCTCCTCTTGCCTCTCTAGAGCAATAGCCTCTTGGTAGGAAACTTCAATTCTACTGCTGCCAACAATAAAAGAAGCCAAGATTCATCACAAAAGTTGCCTTGGAGTAGATCTGAAAGGGGCAAAGCATGCCCCCAATCCCCATTGCCACTTAAATGCACAAATCATCTTGTAATGGACGCAAAGAAGTCACAGTAATATTTTTCTCCCTAAAAAAATCTGACCAACATGTCAAAAAGATTCTGTTACCTGAATATGTGGACTAAGACAAAAACTTCAATAGTTCTACGACCCAGCTCCATAAGCCGCCTTTCGTCACGGTCAATGGAATCCTTAGTAAACTCATCTCCAGAACTTCCTTCCTGCATATTTTGGTTGattaaaatatttagatattaGATCTCTGGAAAATGGACTCCACTGCTACAATGACTCCAAATGTATGCTAGGAATTAGGTCCATAATATGAAACAATAACTTTTCATAGAACAAACAGCCACATCTGTCATAGCCAAACATGTCCCACATATATGCATATATTATAGGTAtctctgtgtgtgtgtgtgcgcgcgcgcGTGCGCGCAGAATTGCAAAAAGAACAAAAACTCATATGCCAACAATGCATACCTACCATAAAATACAAATTagttcttttcttacctttgtacGGGTCTGTAAACACTTGTCATCTTTTGAAGGAAAGGGCTGAAGGGGCAAAACGTCAGAGACCACTCTTTCAATCAACAAAAGGATATCATCAGACAACACAAACAGATCTTTGTCAACATGTACCATCGGTGCCGGTAATTCTTCTAACTCAACTGATTTAGATCTCCCTTTTAAGTTTTTGCTTTGGAATTCCAGAGCTTTTAACCCACTGTACAGGGAATCCATAACCAAAGTAGATGTGACTTCCTTCTCTATGAAAAAATGTTTGACTATTACTTTCAATATGGCATCTCTCTTGTCTCTTGACATGTGCCACCTATTGCTTGAATCAATTTCTAGCCAAAAGGCTCTAAAACTGCAAAATCCAAGTAAAATTCAACATAATATTGCACCCAtggaagaaaatactaaaacCCATAAGAATCAGATGCAgcaaaaaaattatacaaatgaAGGTCATGATTTACATATACCATAGAAAAAAGCATCACTAGAATACCCACCTGGACCACCTCACTTTGTCTTCAATGAACTTATTAAGCTTCCCTATCTTCTCTTCTAGATAACGCCGACATATTAGCTCGACATTTGACAAATACACACGTACTAGTTCCCTCCTATACTGACCATCCAGACAACGGAAAGGCTGATCTGACTTCTCcctaaaaaaatcaaattcagatattaaaaagaaaaatcatatTTACGAGCAGCATAACAGCATTACATATTTATGTAAAGCTACaataacaaagaagaaagccaaaAAATAAAAGAGTACAACTATAACAAAGAAACCATAATGAGAACTTACAATATAAGATGAAACAAGTAAAAGCACTGCTCTCAAGAGAAATATCACACCAAGCATTCATACCCGTGCATATAAAAACAtggaaaataaatataaaaagcaTGGAAAATAGAACTTCATTGTAATAGTTGGAGGCATAAAATTGTTTTTCCATGGATCCCAAGTGATTCATTACACTATGCACTAACAAAAGGCTAATGACCAAATATCCCATGTGGGCTATTACCCATATTACTATTGACTCCAGCACTCTTCATCAAGCTAGAGCATAAGATTAATAAATGCCCAACTTGTTacacaaatagaaaaaaaattgcaaataaaaaatatatatacaatgGAACATTTTGGACTGAAGTTGGTGATGATCTTCAAAGGAGGTACATATAATCTTCTTAACTTCTGATTCACAGTGAAGATATCATTAGAAAGTTTACAATGATCAAGTGACaaattgtaaagggttacagaaTAAAAAATGATAGATTAGAATTCCAATATCTACTCTTGGGGCTAAGAAATAATAGCAAGACAGGAGAAATGTACGAAGAAAACTGTTCTGATAGTTTTACTTAAGGAGAAAAGATGCCAAGAAAGATAGAATAAATGTCTAACATCGACTCTAAGATAACAGAGATTTTGGACGAGATAGATAATATTTTATCTTAAATAATGCAGATCATATATTAACAGATGAATAGAATATTAAACTTGATAGTGACTTAAAGAATCTAGTGGCACCTCAATTTTAATAGGACAGGAGAAAGGAAGGTGAAGTATTGCTAGAAAAATCTTGGCTTTAAATCCATTTAATCCACTCTCCTTTTTTATAAATGTAGTTGTCTTCCTTTTTCTTCATGGTATCTATTTTCCCCTTTCTGaaataatttcattttaaaatttggcCTCTCCTTTCATAGAATCTGCTATCTTTATTTTTGTTAATGTGCTGTTCATTTTTCTTCAAAACTTAGCTACTTATTTGATTTGTTGTTATCCCCCTTCTTTCTTACTGTTCTTACCCTTTTATTACAAACTGTAATGTAATGGAGTTACAAGGTATTTCATGTTTCAGAGTTCTAGTATTGATATCTCAGAAGCTTAGACACAGAGTTAACATAGAATCCATCCTTCTCGCTTTCATAGGATACTCTTGGCATATTGTTGGGACATGGTCAAGACTGAAGACTAGCTTCAGTTCTCATGATCCTTTATCTGGAGCTCCTACTTCGCCAGCACCGTGGTCCCTACTTCTTCTCCAACGCCCATTGCTCCTGCTTCTCCCAAACTGACACGAGAATAGGTCATGTCCTTCTTTGTTGTCATTCTAACACACTTTTTTTTTTGAAGGAATCAAGTTGCTTAATCTCACTAAGGATAGCATCCCAAAACACGCAAAGGGCACAAAACAAAGATGATGGTGAATCTGGATCAAAGAAACGATAAAAAAACAAGTAGAATTTAGTTTGTTGAATGAAGAAAAATATCATGGCAATGGAAAAAAGAAGATGATCCATCTGGATGTCATGAGCAACAATATTGGGGGTGTAGGCAAGAAGAGGCAGACTAAAGTGGTCACGCCAGTTTGGAAGTGTTGATGGTGAGGGTAAAGAGAATATTGCATCGCATATGTAGTGGTAAGCAAGAGCACAAATGAGGAATGTTATGGTTTGATACACAGGTAACATCCCGAGAGGATCAGAAGGTCCAAACAATAGAGAGggtagaaaggaagaagaaaacctaCGAGAGACAAAAGAGGAACCACCACACGAGagcagagaagaaaagagaatgagATGATGAAAGAGGAAATTAATCATGCCATGGAAAGGGAGAACAATCACAACTAGTAAAGAACAAGGTCTCTCCTTCAGGGGATTGAAGAAGAAAATCTTGAGAACACCAAATTAAGAAGACAAACTGTAACACAATATCTAATTTTCAAATGACAAATGTGGAAATAAGTTATTAACTCAAATATCTGCATATTTCCAACAACTTTACCAATATTGTAGTTCAATTATTCAACTAGAAGAATTTCAGAATCGTTATGTTATTAATACTAGTTATAGCCCCATATGATATGTCACGAGGAAAAGTACCATAACTCAATATGCATCCTTAAGGTACTCAAGAATTCATTGGTTTGGACATCTATACAATGCAACCTAAAATAGGCAAACACAACAATGTTTCAAATATGCTTTTCTTTAACACCTGCTTTTCCCTTTTTTGTCAACAAGAAAAAATCACAAACAGGGTCTATGTTAGTTGAATGATAATGTGGTCAATAAGTTCCATTCAAGTAGAACAATGAACAATCAAGTTTAAAATATTGTTTATAGTGATACTATTAAGTGGAAGCAGTCACACAACAGTTACCTTATAACTTGGACTTGGGCTTTGATAACAAGTGTGTCAGTAACAATAAAACCATCAAAAACTTTTGATAACTCCATAAACTTTTTCCAACCCCAATCATGCTCCTTCTTCCAAAATCTGTGTAATGTGTCTGCAAAATTTCTTATAAGGATAAGCTCCTTATAAATATCAGTGAAACTCAATAGAATACCTGCAATTTCATATTGTCGGACATTGACTAACCAGAGTACTTGGATTTCTTTGGATCTTTATTGACTACAGCTATTGTGAACTGTGCAAAGTGGCTCCACCCTGACAATATGATGAAGCACAAAGGAATAAGTTTGGTACTAATATTTAGAGCTTAATAGGGTGTAAACCAatatgaacaaaaaaaaattatgttgaaAACCTGGTAGAAGTTTGTCATGATTAGCGacacaaagaaacaaagaaagatGATTGCATACATCGCAACCCTGTGGGTAGATCAAAATATACCTGCAAATTCAATTaaagattaaaataaatagagaaaggtATTTTTTTTCAGCAGAGAGTATATTAAGAAGTTACTATATGCAGCACATTATGGTAAGATCAGGATAGCACAATAAGCATTTTCACACAGCTACTAATGATGACAAGTACATTCCCTGACATCACAGTGCCACAGAGGAAACTGGCTATCAAGAAGTCAAAAAAAGTGAAAAGGGAGATAGTGTCAGTTGACCAAGATAACCAATTGCAGAAATTCTAGCCAATGTAACAAAGatgatttaattaattgaaatattaCTAGTGAATAGCCTTGCATATTGATAGAGAGATAGCCAAAAAAATATTAGTCaatacaacaaccaagccttttcccactaggtggggtcggctatatgaatccttttacgccattgagctctatctcctattatatcatcatctatatttaaataaattttatcttgttttattgttgctaaccaagtcttttttggtcttcctcttcctcgtttgatatgcatgtttatcatagtttcacatcgcctaactggagcatttattggtcgtctaagtacatgtccgtaccatcttaaacgtgtctctcgaagtttttcctcaatagatgcaactctgactttctctctaatgctctcatttcttattttgtccatcttcgtatgcccacacatccaccttaacatcctcatctctgcaactctcatcttctgctcgtgtgctcgagtcatagcccaacattcaactccaaataacatagcaggtctaactgcggttttatagaacttacctttaagtttaagaggtactttacggtcacataaaacactcgactctcccctccatttcacccatcctgcttgtattctatgtaagacatctctctcaatccctccatcattttgtaaaaatgatc from Zingiber officinale cultivar Zhangliang chromosome 6B, Zo_v1.1, whole genome shotgun sequence carries:
- the LOC121992045 gene encoding TNF receptor-associated factor homolog 1a-like isoform X2, with product MAGNITEDLGMNLRLPVTDGMLSEQRCLSGDSISEWRSSEQVENGITSTSPSYWDTDDDDDCGPKPSDLYGRFTWRIENFSTINKRELRSDVFEIGGYKWYILIYPQGCDVCNHLSLFLCVANHDKLLPGWSHFAQFTIAVVNKDPKKSKYSDTLHRFWKKEHDWGWKKFMELSKVFDGFIVTDTLVIKAQVQVIREKSDQPFRCLDGQYRRELVRVYLSNVELICRRYLEEKIGKLNKFIEDKVRWSSFRAFWLEIDSSNRWHMSRDKRDAILKVIVKHFFIEKEVTSTLVMDSLYSGLKALEFQSKNLKGRSKSVELEELPAPMVHVDKDLFVLSDDILLLIERVVSDVLPLQPFPSKDDKCLQTRTKEGSSGDEFTKDSIDRDERRLMELGRRTIEVFVLVHIFSRIEVSYQEAIALERQEELIREEEAAGLAESELKSKRSASEKEKRSKKKQAKQKRNNRKEKEKGKYDRGNLVQEALQQETFDEERNSDSLYSEPVEHNIKKIGAHEDASDVSDTVDVAAEMLQPDLDDRAASPINWDIDASEIHLTTEASGNDVQNGHIDNRSQFIIDDSSSSCSTDSVPSVFITEVYKRAISPVNITQSPPNKGKNHQSKEMHSGISSTMLAETSNLDGSSNNASASKVDQPESAVFVSSLKSDMQQQEIQVDKQVLSLQNKQMPKDQIDVERQSPSSNLGEKQNNTSQLPKQSPTFTTDSPVSTSNNTIELASSKLPNSTSLGDKVLAHSSRSRPMSSSSLSEAQKQNVPAKHNSPQQVNATSRPSSAPLTLAPRSTASISPTVQVVPLLSRSVSAAGRLGIDPSPSAPSYVPQSYRNATLGRTSARTTSSTDVGTSSGQSASYSQSPTVHVSSLLKLPPQTPLRKDQSSIRPGLTFGCLNLEAICSQQLCKDGNQHESSSSSVSESSSQRYASSLMDNNMEKLNVYGIVQNELVGTASSSLPSQVHGTIAEEFPHLDIINDLLDDEQNIGWPTRGPHHAFNRQYSLPGNLSMVTGQHDQFEQYEDGFLRSYGASTNPLQGVGDGLLQLPEFSSFPNRYGQFDGLMRTSLPYRSTDLSMLRLGDTDANGYPYQLGDYSTRGGNGYFLYRPANGR
- the LOC121992045 gene encoding TNF receptor-associated factor homolog 1a-like isoform X3, yielding MAGNITEDLGMNLRLPVTDGMLSEQRCLSGDSISEWRSSEQVENGITSTSPSYWDTDDDDDCGPKPSDLYGRFTWRIENFSTINKRELRSDVFEIGGYKWYILIYPQGCDVCNHLSLFLCVANHDKLLPGWSHFAQFTIAVVNKDPKKSKYSDTLHRFWKKEHDWGWKKFMELSKVFDGFIVTDTLVIKAQVQVIREKSDQPFRCLDGQYRRELVRVYLSNVELICRRYLEEKIGKLNKFIEDKVRWSSFRAFWLEIDSSNRWHMSRDKRDAILKVIVKHFFIEKEVTSTLVMDSLYSGLKALEFQSKNLKGRSKSVELEELPAPMVHVDKDLFVLSDDILLLIERVVSDVLPLQPFPSKDDKCLQTRTKEGSSGDEFTKDSIDRDERRLMELGRRTIEVFVLVHIFSSRIEVSYQEAIALERQEELIREEEAAGLAESELKSKRSASEKEKRSKKKQAKQKRNNRKEKEKGKYDRGNLVQEALQQETFDEERNSDSLYSEPVEHNIKKIGAHEDASDVSDTVDVAAEMLQPDLDDRAASPINWDIDASEIHLTTEASGNDVQNGHIDNRSQFIIDDSSSSCSTDSVPSVFITEVYKRAISPVNITQSPPNKGKNHQSKEMHSGISSTMLAETSNLDGSSNNASASKVDQPESAVFVSSLKSDMQQQEIQVDKVLSLQNKQMPKDQIDVERQSPSSNLGEKQNNTSQLPKQSPTFTTDSPVSTSNNTIELASSKLPNSTSLGDKVLAHSSRSRPMSSSSLSEAQKQNVPAKHNSPQQVNATSRPSSAPLTLAPRSTASISPTVQVVPLLSRSVSAAGRLGIDPSPSAPSYVPQSYRNATLGRTSARTTSSTDVGTSSGQSASYSQSPTVHVSSLLKLPPQTPLRKDQSSIRPGLTFGCLNLEAICSQQLCKDGNQHESSSSSVSESSSQRYASSLMDNNMEKLNVYGIVQNELVGTASSSLPSQVHGTIAEEFPHLDIINDLLDDEQNIGWPTRGPHHAFNRQYSLPGNLSMVTGQHDQFEQYEDGFLRSYGASTNPLQGVGDGLLQLPEFSSFPNRYGQFDGLMRTSLPYRSTDLSMLRLGDTDANGYPYQLGDYSTRGGNGYFLYRPANGR
- the LOC121992045 gene encoding TNF receptor-associated factor homolog 1a-like isoform X1; translated protein: MAGNITEDLGMNLRLPVTDGMLSEQRCLSGDSISEWRSSEQVENGITSTSPSYWDTDDDDDCGPKPSDLYGRFTWRIENFSTINKRELRSDVFEIGGYKWYILIYPQGCDVCNHLSLFLCVANHDKLLPGWSHFAQFTIAVVNKDPKKSKYSDTLHRFWKKEHDWGWKKFMELSKVFDGFIVTDTLVIKAQVQVIREKSDQPFRCLDGQYRRELVRVYLSNVELICRRYLEEKIGKLNKFIEDKVRWSSFRAFWLEIDSSNRWHMSRDKRDAILKVIVKHFFIEKEVTSTLVMDSLYSGLKALEFQSKNLKGRSKSVELEELPAPMVHVDKDLFVLSDDILLLIERVVSDVLPLQPFPSKDDKCLQTRTKEGSSGDEFTKDSIDRDERRLMELGRRTIEVFVLVHIFSSRIEVSYQEAIALERQEELIREEEAAGLAESELKSKRSASEKEKRSKKKQAKQKRNNRKEKEKGKYDRGNLVQEALQQETFDEERNSDSLYSEPVEHNIKKIGAHEDASDVSDTVDVAAEMLQPDLDDRAASPINWDIDASEIHLTTEASGNDVQNGHIDNRSQFIIDDSSSSCSTDSVPSVFITEVYKRAISPVNITQSPPNKGKNHQSKEMHSGISSTMLAETSNLDGSSNNASASKVDQPESAVFVSSLKSDMQQQEIQVDKQVLSLQNKQMPKDQIDVERQSPSSNLGEKQNNTSQLPKQSPTFTTDSPVSTSNNTIELASSKLPNSTSLGDKVLAHSSRSRPMSSSSLSEAQKQNVPAKHNSPQQVNATSRPSSAPLTLAPRSTASISPTVQVVPLLSRSVSAAGRLGIDPSPSAPSYVPQSYRNATLGRTSARTTSSTDVGTSSGQSASYSQSPTVHVSSLLKLPPQTPLRKDQSSIRPGLTFGCLNLEAICSQQLCKDGNQHESSSSSVSESSSQRYASSLMDNNMEKLNVYGIVQNELVGTASSSLPSQVHGTIAEEFPHLDIINDLLDDEQNIGWPTRGPHHAFNRQYSLPGNLSMVTGQHDQFEQYEDGFLRSYGASTNPLQGVGDGLLQLPEFSSFPNRYGQFDGLMRTSLPYRSTDLSMLRLGDTDANGYPYQLGDYSTRGGNGYFLYRPANGR
- the LOC121992045 gene encoding TNF receptor-associated factor homolog 1b-like isoform X4, which encodes MELSKVFDGFIVTDTLVIKAQVQVIREKSDQPFRCLDGQYRRELVRVYLSNVELICRRYLEEKIGKLNKFIEDKVRWSSFRAFWLEIDSSNRWHMSRDKRDAILKVIVKHFFIEKEVTSTLVMDSLYSGLKALEFQSKNLKGRSKSVELEELPAPMVHVDKDLFVLSDDILLLIERVVSDVLPLQPFPSKDDKCLQTRTKEGSSGDEFTKDSIDRDERRLMELGRRTIEVFVLVHIFSSRIEVSYQEAIALERQEELIREEEAAGLAESELKSKRSASEKEKRSKKKQAKQKRNNRKEKEKGKYDRGNLVQEALQQETFDEERNSDSLYSEPVEHNIKKIGAHEDASDVSDTVDVAAEMLQPDLDDRAASPINWDIDASEIHLTTEASGNDVQNGHIDNRSQFIIDDSSSSCSTDSVPSVFITEVYKRAISPVNITQSPPNKGKNHQSKEMHSGISSTMLAETSNLDGSSNNASASKVDQPESAVFVSSLKSDMQQQEIQVDKQVLSLQNKQMPKDQIDVERQSPSSNLGEKQNNTSQLPKQSPTFTTDSPVSTSNNTIELASSKLPNSTSLGDKVLAHSSRSRPMSSSSLSEAQKQNVPAKHNSPQQVNATSRPSSAPLTLAPRSTASISPTVQVVPLLSRSVSAAGRLGIDPSPSAPSYVPQSYRNATLGRTSARTTSSTDVGTSSGQSASYSQSPTVHVSSLLKLPPQTPLRKDQSSIRPGLTFGCLNLEAICSQQLCKDGNQHESSSSSVSESSSQRYASSLMDNNMEKLNVYGIVQNELVGTASSSLPSQVHGTIAEEFPHLDIINDLLDDEQNIGWPTRGPHHAFNRQYSLPGNLSMVTGQHDQFEQYEDGFLRSYGASTNPLQGVGDGLLQLPEFSSFPNRYGQFDGLMRTSLPYRSTDLSMLRLGDTDANGYPYQLGDYSTRGGNGYFLYRPANGR